One Carassius auratus strain Wakin chromosome 16, ASM336829v1, whole genome shotgun sequence genomic window carries:
- the LOC113115674 gene encoding uncharacterized protein LOC113115674 isoform X1 yields the protein MAGEARLARGPVDQYGCVRWGPVDLPEGETEATLENIKRDLLNIYSGMPSIVFLGEGMSGAERAEPMMEKTCIILRKYLNKVPAAAMSEIKQSYRRQLVEEDRPSWITVQHWTTQRSVMFWPAMIQTLTRLPASCCSLCCTSESLMLEVHPCATAVDVNTAELPGTPCLIIQGDMMKPSGWLISIKGHVVMGPYPLFLHGVALSSAAITYSTLSILPLDLRHWSSFKGASWASILKEAQRPRSGQL from the exons ATGGCAGGAGAGGCCAGACTGGCAAGAGGTCCTGTTGACCAATACGG GTGTGTCAGGTGGGGCCCAGTAGATTTGCCAGAGGGGGAGACCGAGGCAACATTGGAGAATATAAAGAGGGATCTGCTGAACATCTACTCAGGCATGCCATCTATTGTCTTTTTGG GGGAAGGAATGAGTGGGGCAGAGAGAGCAGAACCAATGATGGAAAAGACATGCATCATCCTGCGGAAATACCTTAACAAAGTGCCTGCTGCAGCGATGTCTGAGATCAAACA AAGCTACAGGAGGCAATTAGTTGAAGAGGACAGACCATCCTGGATTACTGTGCAACACTGGACAACCCAAAGATCCGTGATGTTCTGGCCTGCTATGATCCAGACTCTGACAAGGCTGCCTGCATCCTGCTGCTCCTTATGTTGTACTTCAGAGAGTTTGATGCTTGAAGTTCAT CCATGTGCCACTGCTGTGGACGTCAATACTGCAGAACTCCCCGGAACCCCCTGCTTGATCATTCAAG GTGACATGATGAAGCCCTCTGGATGGCTTATATCCATCAAGGGACATGTCGTGATGGGCCCATACCCTTTATTTTTACATGGAGTAGCACTTTCTTCAGCAGCTATTACGTATTCAACCTTGAGTATCCTACCGCTGGATCTTCGACACtggagttcattcaaag GTGCTTCCTGGGCATCAATCCTGAAAGAGGCTCAAAGACCAAGAAGCGGACAACTATGA
- the LOC113115674 gene encoding uncharacterized protein LOC113115674 isoform X2, with product MAGEARLARGPVDQYGCVRWGPVDLPEGETEATLENIKRDLLNIYSGMPSIVFLGEGMSGAERAEPMMEKTCIILRKYLNKVPAAAMSEIKHYRRQLVEEDRPSWITVQHWTTQRSVMFWPAMIQTLTRLPASCCSLCCTSESLMLEVHPCATAVDVNTAELPGTPCLIIQGDMMKPSGWLISIKGHVVMGPYPLFLHGVALSSAAITYSTLSILPLDLRHWSSFKGASWASILKEAQRPRSGQL from the exons ATGGCAGGAGAGGCCAGACTGGCAAGAGGTCCTGTTGACCAATACGG GTGTGTCAGGTGGGGCCCAGTAGATTTGCCAGAGGGGGAGACCGAGGCAACATTGGAGAATATAAAGAGGGATCTGCTGAACATCTACTCAGGCATGCCATCTATTGTCTTTTTGG GGGAAGGAATGAGTGGGGCAGAGAGAGCAGAACCAATGATGGAAAAGACATGCATCATCCTGCGGAAATACCTTAACAAAGTGCCTGCTGCAGCGATGTCTGAGATCAAACA CTACAGGAGGCAATTAGTTGAAGAGGACAGACCATCCTGGATTACTGTGCAACACTGGACAACCCAAAGATCCGTGATGTTCTGGCCTGCTATGATCCAGACTCTGACAAGGCTGCCTGCATCCTGCTGCTCCTTATGTTGTACTTCAGAGAGTTTGATGCTTGAAGTTCAT CCATGTGCCACTGCTGTGGACGTCAATACTGCAGAACTCCCCGGAACCCCCTGCTTGATCATTCAAG GTGACATGATGAAGCCCTCTGGATGGCTTATATCCATCAAGGGACATGTCGTGATGGGCCCATACCCTTTATTTTTACATGGAGTAGCACTTTCTTCAGCAGCTATTACGTATTCAACCTTGAGTATCCTACCGCTGGATCTTCGACACtggagttcattcaaag GTGCTTCCTGGGCATCAATCCTGAAAGAGGCTCAAAGACCAAGAAGCGGACAACTATGA
- the LOC113115674 gene encoding uncharacterized protein LOC113115674 isoform X3 translates to MAGEARLARGPVDQYGCVRWGPVDLPEGETEATLENIKRDLLNIYSGEGMSGAERAEPMMEKTCIILRKYLNKVPAAAMSEIKQSYRRQLVEEDRPSWITVQHWTTQRSVMFWPAMIQTLTRLPASCCSLCCTSESLMLEVHPCATAVDVNTAELPGTPCLIIQGDMMKPSGWLISIKGHVVMGPYPLFLHGVALSSAAITYSTLSILPLDLRHWSSFKGASWASILKEAQRPRSGQL, encoded by the exons ATGGCAGGAGAGGCCAGACTGGCAAGAGGTCCTGTTGACCAATACGG GTGTGTCAGGTGGGGCCCAGTAGATTTGCCAGAGGGGGAGACCGAGGCAACATTGGAGAATATAAAGAGGGATCTGCTGAACATCTACTCAG GGGAAGGAATGAGTGGGGCAGAGAGAGCAGAACCAATGATGGAAAAGACATGCATCATCCTGCGGAAATACCTTAACAAAGTGCCTGCTGCAGCGATGTCTGAGATCAAACA AAGCTACAGGAGGCAATTAGTTGAAGAGGACAGACCATCCTGGATTACTGTGCAACACTGGACAACCCAAAGATCCGTGATGTTCTGGCCTGCTATGATCCAGACTCTGACAAGGCTGCCTGCATCCTGCTGCTCCTTATGTTGTACTTCAGAGAGTTTGATGCTTGAAGTTCAT CCATGTGCCACTGCTGTGGACGTCAATACTGCAGAACTCCCCGGAACCCCCTGCTTGATCATTCAAG GTGACATGATGAAGCCCTCTGGATGGCTTATATCCATCAAGGGACATGTCGTGATGGGCCCATACCCTTTATTTTTACATGGAGTAGCACTTTCTTCAGCAGCTATTACGTATTCAACCTTGAGTATCCTACCGCTGGATCTTCGACACtggagttcattcaaag GTGCTTCCTGGGCATCAATCCTGAAAGAGGCTCAAAGACCAAGAAGCGGACAACTATGA